From Salvia miltiorrhiza cultivar Shanhuang (shh) unplaced genomic scaffold, IMPLAD_Smil_shh fragScaff_scaffold_2_2:::fragment_3, whole genome shotgun sequence, one genomic window encodes:
- the LOC131002891 gene encoding mitochondrial carrier protein CoAc1-like yields the protein MMNSSQGSTLSSNVTGFAGAASAHREAHREAKYIDTVPVYVKELIAGGAAGGFAKTAVAPLERTKILLQTRTQGFQSLGVYPSLKKLLKHEGVAGFYKGNGASVLRIVPYAALHFMAYEQYRSRILDNYSALGTGPVVDLLAGSAAGGTAVLCTYPLDLARTKLAYQVVDTRSNLQHGARQFNANPSYNGIGDVFKRVYKEGGVRGLYRGIGPTLIGILPYAGLKFYVYEELKRHVPEEHQKSIVMRLSCGAIAGVLGQTLTYPLDVVRRQMQVEHLQPSSQGGQVYKSTWEGLAFIVRNHGWRQLFAGLSINYIKVVPSVAIGFTVYDAMKVQLRIPPRQKSNATASA from the exons ATGATGAATTCATCACAGGGTTCTACTCTGTCATCAAATGTGACTGGATTTGCAGGAGCAGCCTCTGCTCACAGGGAGGCTCACAGAGAGGCCAAATATATAGATACAGTTCCTGTGTATGTAAAGGAGCTGATTGCTGGTGGTGCAGCTGGTGGATTTGCTAAGACGGCCGTTGCCCCGTTGGAACGAACTAAGATACTTCTGCAG ACTAGAACGCAAGGTTTTCAGTCTCTAGGGGTTTACCCCTCTTTGAAGAAGCTACTGAAGCATGAAGGTGTAGCAGGATTTTACAA AGGGAATGGAGCAAGTGTACTTCGGATTGTACCCTATGCAGCATTACATTTCATGGCCTACGAGCAGTACCGTTCACGAATCTTGGATAACTACTCGGCTTTGGGAACGGGTCCCGTTGTGGATCTCTTAGCCGGCTCGGCTGCTGGTGGTACTGCAGTTTTATGCACTTATCCACTAGATTTGGCTCGCACCAAACTCGCGTACCAG GTTGTAGACACCAGAAGCAATTTGCAGCATGGAGCGAGACAATTTAATGCCAATCCTTCTTACAATGGAATTGGAGATGTATTCAAGAGAGTCTACAAAGAAGGGGGAGTCCGCGGTCTCTACCGTGGCATAG GTCCGACACTTATAGGTATTCTTCCGTATGCTGGCCTGAAGTTTTATGTCTACGAGGAACTCAAGAGGCACGTCCCCGAAGAACACCAGAAGTCGATTGTAATGCGGCTATCCTGTGGAGCCATAGCCGGTGTACTTGGACAGACTTTGACGTACCCGTTAGATGTTGTGAGGAGGCAGATGCAG GTCGAGCATTTGCAACCTTCATCGCAAGGTGGTCAAGTGTATAAGAGCACGTGGGAGGGGCTCGCTTTCATCGTCCGTAATCACGGTTGGAGACAGTTGTTCGCTGGCCTAAGCATCAATTACATCAAG GTTGTACCTTCTGTTGCGATTGGATTCACGGTTTATGACGCGATGAAGGTTCAGTTGCGAATTCCTCCTCGTCAAAAATCGAACGCAACGGCATCCGCATAA